The stretch of DNA GAACAGTGTAAAATCCGACGTGGCTTGGTTTCAGACAATTTAGGCTCTCTGCTTAAAAAGCTTTTCGTCCTCTGACGGCTTAACTTCACTATTcccaaacacaaacacaaacacaagaaTCCAAGCAACGGCTACTTTCATCTCCCTAGGGAGAGACAACCACGTGTCACACACCCACTTGTCCAAACGTATTTGGCGGGAACTAAACAGAACCGAAGACAATGTTGAGACTTGAGAAGGAGAGAACCCCACATCTACTCTTAACCCACTGACCAATTCACGGAAAGCTGTCTGAAGAATACACGCAATGCTTACCAAACGGCGCCGTAGGGTCAtactatatcttttttttggggcaaaattatactatatcttattactaattttgtattgttataattttcaggaacatgatatttttattgaaCGAGAATTCCGGGAAAAAACTGTTCGATAGTAACACAAGAGATGACACATTGAAGTATTGAACTGATTCGTCGTGGAAAATTCAATAGATTTGACGACTTGAAATCAGATTGTGGTACCCGTGACAAGTACAACACAAGAAAAGTCACGGAACAATAAAAGtcaacaataaaaagaaaatgaattatccacaaaggaaaaaaagaaaaagaaatagaatgATTAGAAAAATAAAGCGACATCAAGATGCGGCGTTGGCGGCTGGAGAAGTAGGTGAAGTAGGATCGGCGGACAAGGAAATCGCCGGACCGACTCTACACCCTTCAAGCATGAACACAACATCAGCCATTGATGGACGATCAACGACGTCTCCTCCGGTACACAACAACCCAACTTTGATCCCTAACAAGAACTCTTCCCACTCCGAACTTTCCGGGTCAAGCTCCAACAAACCCGGTTCCAGCAACTCAACGATCTGACCCTTTTGTAACTGTCTCTTCACCCATTTCACTATATCTTCATCCTCCGTGAACATCACTGCTTTTTTCCCCGTCAAGATCTCTAACAACACGATCCCAAAGCTGTACACGTCGCTCTCTTTACTTGCTTCCCCCGTTAATGATGCTTCGGGTGCAATGTAGCCTAAAGACCCGACCGGAGTGGATGAAGTTGACGGTTCTTCAGCGGGAGTCAGTGCAGTCAATCTATCTAACCCAAACTCTGACAAATGAGCTTCGAAATCTGCATCGAAGAGGACGTTTTGCGGTTTAAGATCGCCGTGAATGATTGATAAAGAATGCAAGAAGGAGAGTCCTCTAGCGATTCCAAGAGCGATGAGATGACGCATTGGCCAGTTCAAGACGTGTCCGTCTTGGTGTGATGCTTCTTGCAAAAGCGTGGAGAGGTTTCCGTTGGGCATGTAGTCGTAAACTAGAAGTCTTAGATCAGGCGGTCCGCAATAATATCCTCTCAAGACAGTGATGTTCTTGTGCTTCACTCTACCTAAAGCCTCTGCTTGGTTACGGAACGTTGCGTCGGTTATCGAAGCACCGTCCATGAGTCTCCGAACCGATAGAACCATCCCGTCTCTAAACGTTGCCTTGAAAATTAACCCGTACCTTCCTCGACTCAATACGTTTTCTTCGTCGAATTGTCTCGTGGCTTCTAAAGTTTCAGCTAATGTGATCTTGTTGTTGAACATCACAAGTTTAGGTCCACCATTGTTGTCTTCTCCTCTTGTCCCACCAGAACTAGCCTTGGATGTACGTGATGGAGTCCCTTTCTTGTCCCGAGTCAAACCCAATCTTAGTTTGTTCCGCCATTTCCATAAACTGAACACATAACCACAACAACagagtaacaacaacaaagctcCAGCCACTGCTAGCGTCACCAGTAAGATTagctttctccttcttcgtctCCTAACGTTTGGACATTCTATACCGAGCGGTTTACCGCAAAGTCTCGGGTTATTAACAAAGCCGGACGGATTAGGAAAACGCACAGCTAGAGCTGTTGGAATCTCCCCTTGTAAGCTGTTTCTTGATACGTTGAAGTAGCTCAGAGACTGAAGTCGAGAAAGACTTGATGGTATAGTGGAGTTCAATCTGTTGGAAGAAAGATCCAACGCGGTTAGGTTAACCAGTCTTGATAAAGATTCCGGTATTCGACCCGATAGAGAATTCGAATTAAGCAGGAGAGACTCTAGCGACGAATCTTTAGAAACCTGATCAGGAACACTCCCTGTTAAACTGTTGTGACCTAAATCAAGCTTCCTCAAACGAGACAATCTAGAAACATAAACCGGAATGTGACCATTTAACCGGTTCCAACCGAGTTCAAGAACCTCAAGACTAGAGCAATTACCAATCTCCGGCGGGATTGAACCAGAGATCCGATTGTGAGACAGGGAAAGCACTTGTACTGACTTGAGAAACCCATAGGTGGAAGGGATATGTCCGGTAAATGAATTGGAACTGAGGTTTAAGTACTTAAGACTAACCAAGCTGCTAAAACCTTCCGGTACGACGCCGTCGAACTCGTTGTTTCCAAGAGCAACCACATGAAGATCCGGTAAACCAAAGAGCTCGACTGGTAACTGACCGGAGATACTCTGTTTACTTAAATCCAAAACCCGAAGCTTCATTAATCCGCTAACACTAACCGGAATCCGACCCGTTAACCCGCATCCACTTAGGTTTAAAACACTCAAGCTCTTTAAGTCACCCACATTGGCCGGAATTTCACCGGAAAATCTATTGAAGCTGAGGTTAAGAACGCTAAGATTAGCTAGCTTCGTTATCTCCGACGGTATTGCTCCGGTAAGATGATTCTCGTTGAGACTCAACGTCTCGAGTCCGTGTAACGTAAGAAGATCCGATGGAATCCGACCCGAGAACCCGTTTCTTCCGAGAGATACCGTTGTCAGGCTCCGTAACTGACTAAAAAAACCCGGAATCTGACCCGAGAACTTGTTCCCTTCGAAATCAACGACACGCAATGATCTGCAGTTTCCGATACTCGTCGGGATTTCACCAATTAAAGAATTGTTAGCTACTCTAAGCTCCTGAAGCGCCGCCAAATTACCAATTTGACCCGGAAACCCGCCGGAGAAACCGTTTCGAGATAAATCCAAAACGATTAAAGAGGTCAAATCAGTCAACCACGCGGGAAAATCGCCATTAATGCGATTCTCGTGAACGTCGAGGATCTCTAAATTAGGGTTCACGCAAGACGGCGGTTTAGCTATCCCCGTGAAGTTATTAACTCCTAATTGAATGATCCGCATGGACGAATTGTAACCGTAATAGCCACATACAAGACTCGCCGGTACTGTTCCGGTTAATGAATTCTCCGATAATGAAATCACCTGGAGGTTTGGGATTTTTCCGAGAGTCGCAGGGATTAAACCGGTGAGGGAGTTTCCGGTTACGCTAAAGTGAATAAGCGACGAACAGTTTGATAATGCAGATGGTATTGTGCCTTGTAACTCGTTTGAGTCTAGCCATAGGTACTCTAGGTCTCGTAGTTGTCCCAATGTCGCCGGGATCTCACCGGAGAAACGGTTGTACGAGAGGTTGATGAGCTGGAGAGATGATTTCGCCGTGAAATTCGCCGGAATCTTGCCGGAGATTGCGTTGGAAGATAAATCGACGTAACGGAGACTCTTCGAAACCGTGACGCCGGAGATGTTTCCGGTGAGTGAGTTGTGAGCAGCGTTGAGTACTTGGAGGTTCCTGAGATTTAATATCTCCGGTGGGAAATCGCCGGAGAAGGAGTTGTAGTGGAGGTAAAGCGCTCTAAGGAAGACGcagcgagagagagaggaaggaacGGCGCCGTTTATGTCGTTTGAGTGGAGACTGAGTTTACGGAGCTGAGTCAACTCACCGAGTCGAGGACTGAGGTGGCCTGAAAGGTGTAGGCGAGGGAGACGAAGCTCTCGTACACGGTTGGAGAAGCAGGAGACGCCGTGCCAGTCGCATGGAGCTGAGGGAGACGATTGGTTCCATGATTCGAGAGCGCCTAGAGGGTCGTGGAGAGAGAGTTTGAACGATGTGAGTGCTTGAATCTCTGATGAGACGGCGGAGGTGTGGTGGAATCTTGAGAAGAAGACGGTGGAGAAGAAGGTTAAGTGAAGGAAGAAAATGACCGTTGCGGCCATTAGAGAGGAGAAAGGATAGATCCTTTTTTTGCAGAGATGATATTTTTTAGTTGTTTCGTTGTTATAATATAAGAGAGGAGCGTAGTAGGGAGGGAGAGTGTAATAACGACATCGTTTTGGATTCCACTGTATAGAACTCTTGGGattatgtgaatttttttttttttttttttttttttttaaaaaaaaaaacttttctattaatattAGTAATGATAATGGGCCTACCACTAATGGGCTCGGCCTTGGAACTAATTACAAAGGTGGAGAAAACGGGGTCGATGCCTTCGCCGGAAAAACGATTATGTGAATTTTTTGTTGTTCCCCAAAAAgctaattatataaagaaagaaaatgtttttgttgtacTTTAAACAAAACTTAACACATTTGTATCGATTGATAGAAAAATCTTACCTACATCTATGATAAAACAGAACCGAGATAAAGGTGCTGATAAAAGAGATGTTTTCCTACATTTAGATTAGTCCTGACCTCATGGTACTGTCATTCTCTCGAACTCACGTTTGAGCAAAGACACCGGCTTATCCTAAATTGGGAGTATATGTGATAAACTATAGTAAGAGATTATCTCACTAAGCATTAGACATATTGTCAAAAGTATAAGCATTATGACttataagaaaatatcttaGGTGGGTATGGTTTTTGTGTTCGTATACATGTGCGTGTATGACACAATATCTGCAATATGTTTGTAGCTACCAATGTTGTGACAAATGTTACGACCAACTCTGCATCTCTCACGGCCAGTTAAATCACGAATCGTACATAGTATTTATCACCAAGGTTGCATATTTACTTATTGAACAATTATGTAGTACTACTTTATAAGTGATTAGATTATGAatattttagtttcattttcaAAGCTTGTTAGTTTAAATACCGAGAAGCaatagttcattttttttgttcataccTTGTTCGGCAGATGGGTTAGTTAACTAACTAACTAGGTTCTTGGTTCACCCTATAATTTCCACAAACCCAAAGGGGCTTTTGTAATTGTTAAAcaaatgaatgtttttttttttccttttccgtTACATAAAAACCACTTTATTCAGTAGTGACACTGAGACTATGAGACATATAGATAATGTAGacaaatgcaacaaaaaaaaacaataatgtaGACATATAGATTGttagaaaaatgtattttaattatgCCACTGATTTCACAAAGATAATTTAAGATAAAATGATATTTCAATCCAAGAATCATAATTTCTGCCGTAATAGAGGGACcacaagaacaagacataaAGCCGAAAGAGACTAGTTTAATCAAGTACACGAGTctgatgtccaaaaaaaaacaagtacacGACGAGTCTGTGTGGACTAATTGTAGTCAACCTCTGTTAACATATTAGTAACATTTGCCAACGCTGTTAGTCACAAATCCGTTGTAGTCTAGCTGGTCAGGATACTCGGCTCTCACCCGAGAGACCCGGGTTCGAGTCCCGGCAACGgagttttttcgtttttgttttgtagtgtCCAACATAATTGGGCTTGTTGAGTTGAGTTTTCTTAGGAAATAGAAAAGCCCCAAATCTTTTTTCCGGTTAAGGCCCAATTAGTTTTAGACTAATCCCGAATATCCGGTTTTGCTCTGTtccagaaaaggaaaaaatccaATTAATATGCACAAGTGACCTTACCCGCCGTCGGCAAACACCGTTGGtttgattcattcattcatactcTCTGCTTAGGTCTCTCTGAGTTTTGTTATCCTTTTGTGGAGATTCATATCTTCGAGATCGTTGAAGGATGGGAGTACCGTCGTTTTACCGGTGGTTGGCCGAGAAGTATCCGCTGTTAGTGGCGGATGTTATCGAGGAAGAGCCTGTTGAAATCGAAGGCATCAAGATACCCGTTGATACTAGTAAACCTAACCCTAACAATCTCGAATACGATAATCTCTATCTCGACATGAACGGGATTATCCATCCTTGCTTCCACCCTGAAGATAGGGTAACGTTTCCTTCTCTCCTTCCTTCttcattgttttaatttatttgagacgagattagggttttcaaattttgatactGTAGCATTGATTTAGGAGTTACCCTTTAATTAAAGTAATGTcctttaatttgtttcattGCAGCCATCTCCAACTACCTTTGAGGAGGTGTTTCAGTGTATGTTTGACTACATTGATAGGCTTTTCGTGATGGTACGGCCAAGGAAGTTGCTCTATATGGCTATTGGTTAGTATTCTTTTTATCGGGCAATATAAAGTATTAAGCTTTAAGCATACTCTTTCTTAAACTTTTGTGTATGTTTTGATTGGGTCTTAGATGGTGTTGCTCCAAGAGCTAAAATGAATCAACAGAGGTCTAGACGGTTTAGATCCGCTAAAGATGCTTCCGATGCTGTATGTTCTTTTTTATCCCCCCCATACTGGCATGGGGTTTCTACTGTGTAGTTTCCTCAGCCAGACAAAACTTCGTTTTCCTTTTGCTATTTTACTTTCATCTAGGCATGCTCctgatgtttgttttgttcttgattcGTTTTACGtgccttttttttcttcttttagattCTGTTAACGAGTCTCCTTCCTTTTCAATGGAAATCTGTTGACATTGTTAATATTACAGGCTGCTGAAGAAGAACGTCTGCGAGAGGAGTTTGAGAGGGAGGGTAGAAGACTCCCTCCAAAAGTGGACTCTCAAGTGTTTGATTCTAATGTTATTACACCTGGAACTGAATTCATGGGTGTTCTATCTATAGCGCTGCAATATTATGTGCACCTTAGACTTAATCATGATGTTGGTTGGAAAAATATTAAGGTATTTGTGATGTTTATAGTTGTTGCTTCCCTATTAGTTCTTGACATTTTCTCAATCTTCACACAGTTTATGACTAATTTTGCACCTAATCGTTGAACTGCAAAGGTTATCCTTTCGGACGCAAATGTTCCAGGTGAAGGGGAGCATAAAATTATGTCATACATTCGGCTTCAAAGAAATCTTCCTGGTTTTGACCCAAACACTCGGCATTGCTTGTATGGACTGGTATGATTCTTCATTTTCTAATGTGTACTTGGACCAAAAACTATCCTGAGGTCTTGAttacttatttatttgcttGGCCTTCACTTTCTAGTGTGTTATTAACTAATGAGGCTCATTTTCACCTGCTTTCTTTTACAGGACGCTGACTTGATTATGTTGGGCTTGGCGACCCATGAAGTTCATTTTTCAATTCTTCGAGAGGTTTTTGATTTACTCTTCCACATGTTTTTGTATTCAAATTATGTGTTTAAGGGCTTTTTATATTTTCCTCatgaaataataacaaaagtgGGTAGGAAAAACGGGGAGGAGACAACTGGAgtaaaatcttcaaattatattgttttcctGGGTAACTAAActgaatttcaaaatttcatcCTATGATTTAGGTTGTCTATACTCCTGGACAGCAGGATAAATGCTTCTTGTGTGGTCAAATGGGCCATATGGCTGCAAATTGtgaaggaaaagcaaagaagaggGCAGGAGAATTTGATGAGAAGGGCGTTGGAAATGATTTCGTCAAAAAGCCATATCAGGTTGAAATTCATGACTAAGTTCATAATAACAATCAGCAGGTTCTTGAGATACAGTCTTTATGTGTGATATTATTGTCAAGTCTAATgtctttaattctttttgtcagTTCCTCCATATTTGGGTTCTTAGAGAATACCTGGAGCTTGAAATGAGGATTCCCAACCCTCCATTTGAGATTGATCTAGAGCgcattgttgatgattttatcttcatatgtttctttgtgGGCAATGATTTCTTACCACATATGCCGACATTGGAGATTCGAGAGGTTTGTGTTGCCTGGATTTGAATTTCGTTTTGAATTATCGGTGTAAAGAACCTTCAAGGGATACCTTAGTTTGAAAAGATACTTTAGAATTGGTGGTTATCGGTTCAATGTCTGAGGCATACGTCAATTCCGTTATTCTATCCTATGTTAAGAACTTGACATATCTTACATCACATTCTAAATTATCGTTTGATGAAACGTTGCTGTAATTCTTCATTTCTCCAGGGTGCTATCAACTTGCTTATGGCTGTTTACAAGAAGGAATTTCGGTCATTTGACGGCTATTTAACTGATGGATGCAAGGTGCTTATTCTCCATTGATATTGGACTAGTTTACTCAAATAATTCGTTTTCCAATTTACCCTTAGGTGACATGGTTTTGACTTCATCTTTTGATGTTATCCCCTCCAGCCAAATTTAAAGAGGGTGGAACAGTTTATTCAGG from Camelina sativa cultivar DH55 chromosome 9, Cs, whole genome shotgun sequence encodes:
- the LOC104713214 gene encoding probable LRR receptor-like serine/threonine-protein kinase At4g36180, whose amino-acid sequence is MAATVIFFLHLTFFSTVFFSRFHHTSAVSSEIQALTSFKLSLHDPLGALESWNQSSPSAPCDWHGVSCFSNRVRELRLPRLHLSGHLSPRLGELTQLRKLSLHSNDINGAVPSSLSRCVFLRALYLHYNSFSGDFPPEILNLRNLQVLNAAHNSLTGNISGVTVSKSLRYVDLSSNAISGKIPANFTAKSSLQLINLSYNRFSGEIPATLGQLRDLEYLWLDSNELQGTIPSALSNCSSLIHFSVTGNSLTGLIPATLGKIPNLQVISLSENSLTGTVPASLVCGYYGYNSSMRIIQLGVNNFTGIAKPPSCVNPNLEILDVHENRINGDFPAWLTDLTSLIVLDLSRNGFSGGFPGQIGNLAALQELRVANNSLIGEIPTSIGNCRSLRVVDFEGNKFSGQIPGFFSQLRSLTTVSLGRNGFSGRIPSDLLTLHGLETLSLNENHLTGAIPSEITKLANLSVLNLSFNRFSGEIPANVGDLKSLSVLNLSGCGLTGRIPVSVSGLMKLRVLDLSKQSISGQLPVELFGLPDLHVVALGNNEFDGVVPEGFSSLVSLKYLNLSSNSFTGHIPSTYGFLKSVQVLSLSHNRISGSIPPEIGNCSSLEVLELGWNRLNGHIPVYVSRLSRLRKLDLGHNSLTGSVPDQVSKDSSLESLLLNSNSLSGRIPESLSRLVNLTALDLSSNRLNSTIPSSLSRLQSLSYFNVSRNSLQGEIPTALAVRFPNPSGFVNNPRLCGKPLGIECPNVRRRRRRKLILLVTLAVAGALLLLLCCCGYVFSLWKWRNKLRLGLTRDKKGTPSRTSKASSGGTRGEDNNGGPKLVMFNNKITLAETLEATRQFDEENVLSRGRYGLIFKATFRDGMVLSVRRLMDGASITDATFRNQAEALGRVKHKNITVLRGYYCGPPDLRLLVYDYMPNGNLSTLLQEASHQDGHVLNWPMRHLIALGIARGLSFLHSLSIIHGDLKPQNVLFDADFEAHLSEFGLDRLTALTPAEEPSTSSTPVGSLGYIAPEASLTGEASKESDVYSFGIVLLEILTGKKAVMFTEDEDIVKWVKRQLQKGQIVELLEPGLLELDPESSEWEEFLLGIKVGLLCTGGDVVDRPSMADVVFMLEGCRVGPAISLSADPTSPTSPAANAAS